TTCGCTTGGACGAGCCGTCGATACGCGGCGGTGCCCGGGCCTTCTCCCTGTGGTCGCGACAGCGCTCGGATGCGGTGCTGTGTTTCAACGACCTCGTCGCCATCGGTTTCATGGCCGAGGCCGCGCGCCAGGGCGTGGACGTGCCGGGGGATGTGCTGGTGGTGGGTTACGACAACACTCAGATCACCACCCTGGTCAGCCCGACGTTGACCACCGTTGCCGGTCCGCTGCGTTCCGTGGGGAGGGTGGCGGCGGCGAACGCGCTGGCGCTGGCGCGCGGGCTGAAGACCCCGATGACCCGTCCGCGGGTCCTGCCCACCCGCCTCATCGTGCGGGAATCCTCCACCCGCCTGCTCCCTGGGTGACGGGGAGGCAACTTCCTGCAACTCGTTGCGCGTGACGTCCGACGCGGCCGACACTCTAGGTATGAGTACGTCACACGCCGCCCATCCGGACCGGTTGCTGCCGGCCGATCCGGGAACCCGGGACATCGCCCGTCGTCTGCTCGCCGGCGTGGAGGATCTGCCGATCATCTCCCCGCACGGGCACCTCGACCCGACGATGTTCACCACCAATGACGCCTTCCCCGATCCGACCACGCTGCTCATCAGCCCGGATCACTACCTCACCCGCGTCCTGCACTCCGCCGGTCACGAGCTCTCCGAGCTCGGCGTCGGCGGGCACGAGGCGGACCCCCGGGAGGGTTGGCGCATCTTCTGTTCCAATTTCGACCTCTACACCGGCACCGCCACCGGCTACTGGGTGGAGCAGGAGTTCGAGCATGTCTTCGGCATCAATCCCGACCGCATCTCCGCGGAGAACGCCGACACAATCTACGACGAGCTCGCCGAGATCCTTGCCCGGCCGGACTTCCGCCCCCGCGCGCTCGCCGAGGAGTTCAAGCTCGAGGTCCTGGCCACCACCGACGATCCGCTCGATGATCTCGCCCCGCACAAGGAACTCGCCGCCGACCCGACCTTCACCACCCGGGTCCTGCCCACCTTCCGCCCCGACGCGTACACCGAGATGTACAAGCCGGAGTTCGCCGACAAGGTGCAGCAGCTCATCGACACCGCCGGCGACGGCCAGACCGGTTTCGAGGGTTACCTGCGGGCGATGCGCTACCGTCGGCAGTACTTCATCGACGCCGGCGCCACCTCCGCCGACCACGGCACCCACGACGCGGACACCACGCCGCTGACCAACGCCGAGGCGCAGAAACTGCTGGACAAGGGGCTGCGCGGCGAGGCCACCTTCGCCGAGGCGCTGGCCTTCGAGGCCAACATGACCTACCGCTTCGCGGAGATGAGCCAGGACGACGGCCTGGTGATGACCCTGCATCCGGGTTCCTACCGCAACCACTCCACCTCGGCTTTCGAGAAGTACGGCGCCGACATCGGCCACGACATCCCCTTCCAGATGGAGTACACCCGCCCCCTGCAGCCGATGCTGTCGGCCTTCGGGGAGAACAAGGACTTCCATTTCGTCATCTTCACCATGGACGAGACCACCTTCTCCCGAGAGATCGCGCCCCTGGCCGGCTACTACCCCAGCGTCTACGCCGGCGCCCCGTGGTGGTTCATCGACGAGATCGACGCCATGAACCGCTTCCGCCAGGCCACCACCGGCACGATGGGTTTCTCCCGCTATTCCGGCTTCATCGACGACACCCGCGCGTACTGCTCCATCCCGGCGCGGCACAACACGTCCCGACGCGTCGAGGCCAACTACCTCGCCCGGCTCGTCGCGGAACACCGCATCACCGAAGACCGCGCCGCCGACATCATCGTCGATCTCATCGACGCCTCACCCAGGAGAGTGTTCAAGCTGTGACCCCTTCCACCCGACCCCTCAACCGGACCACCTACGACGCCGCCCCCGCGGCCCCGGTTCGCCTCATCCACCTCGGGCTCGGCGCCTTCCACCGCGCCCACCAGGTCTTCTACACCGTGAAGGCCGAGGCCGACCCCTCCGACCCGGAGTGGGGATACTGCTCCTTCACCGGGCGCGGCCCCAGCATGGCGGAGAAACTCACCTCCCAGGACGGGCTCTTCACCCTGGTCACCCGCTCCGGCGACGGCGACGAGTACGACGTCATCGAGGGCATCGTCGAGGCCCAGCCGGCAAACAACGTCGCCCGACTGCGCGAGCTCATGGCCTCCAAGGATCTCGCCGTGGTCACCATGACCGTCACCGAGGCGGGCTACCACCTCACGCAGGGCCTGGAGATCAACACGTCCAGCTCGTCGGTGGCCACCGACATCGACGCGCTGCGCGGCGACCATTCCCGGATCACCTACCTGGGCACCGCCGCCGGCAAGCTCGTGCTCGGTCTCAGCGCGCGCCGCGATGCCGGCCTCGGCGGCATCGCCATCATGAGCTGCGACAACATCGCGTCCAACGGCAACACCGTCCGCGCCAGCGTCCTCGGCCTCGCCCGCGAGGTGGACGAGGAGCTGGAGGAGTGGATCGAGGAGAACGTCACGTTCCCCTCCAGTTCCATCGACCGGATCACCCCGGCATCGGCGAGCGAGCTCGCCCGCGACGTCGCCGAAGCCACCGGCTACGAGGACGTCGCCCCCGTGGTCGCCGAGCCCTTCGCCAGCTGGGTCATCGAGGGGGACTTCCCCAACGGTCGCCCCGCATGGGAGCGCGCCGGGGCACAGTTCGTCGAGGACATCGAGCAGTTCGAGAACCGCAAGCTGTGGCTGCTCAACGGCTCGCACTCGCTCATGGCCTACTACGGGCAGTTGCGCGAGCACGACACGGTCGCTGAGGCGATCGCCGACGCCGACGTCCGCTCCCGGGTAGAGACCCTCTGGGACGAGGCCGCCCGGCACCTCACCGCGGACGGGCTGGACATCTCCGGCTACCGCGCCGCGCTCATCGAGCGGTGTGAGAACCCGCGCATCCGGCACAACCTCGCGCAGATCGGCATCGACGGCGCCACCAAGCAGCGCATGTGCGCCGTCGCCATCATGAACGCCGAACTTGGCGCGGGTCGCAACGGCTCCGGCTCGGCCTTCTCCATCGCCGCCTGGATCGCCTTCGTCCTGGGCAACGAGAACGCCGCGAACATCAACGACACGCGCGCCTCGGAGATCGACAAGGCCCGGCGCGCCGGTCAGCCCATCCGGGCCCTGGTCGCCGTGCTCGACGAGGACCTCGCCGCCAACGAGAGCGCTCTGGCCACCATCACCGGCCACGTCGAGGCCCTGACCAGTTAGTTCCGGCCCCACCCCCCGGCAAGCGGGCGGGCCGCACCTTTCTCTCCCCCTAACTGAATAAGCCTCACCCCGGCGGCCTGCACCGCCGCCCCTCGTAGAACGGGAGTCCGCCGTGACCACCACCTGCAACACCCCAGCAAACCCAGTCAGCCCAGTCAGCCCAGCAAAACCTGCCGCCGACCGGCAGCTGCCGGGGCACAAGGTCCTCACCTACTCATTCGGCGACGTGGCCAACAACCTGTCGTTCATGATGACCTCGATGTTCCTCACGGTCTACATGACCGAGATCGTCGGCCTCAGCGCGGGCATCGCGGGCGCGATCTACGGAATCACCAAGATCTGGGCGGGTGTCGCGGACCTCATCGCCGGGCAGACGGTCGACCGCATCAACACCCTCTGGGGTCGGCTGCGCCCGTGGCTGCTCTTCGCCTCCACCCCGCTGGTCATCGCGTTTTTCCTGCTCTTCTCGGTTCCCTCCGGCCTGAGCTCGACGATGGCGCTGGTGTGGATCCTGCTTTTCGACGCCCTGTTCCAGCTGTTCTACTCCTTCACCAACATCCCCTACGGCTCCCTGTCCTCGGCCATGACGCAGAACCCGGTGGATCGTTCGAAGCTGGCGGGCACACGGTCCATCGCCGGTGCCATCACCGGCGTGGGCCTGATTTTCCTGGTGGCCCCGCAGTTCAAGGACACCACCGCGGACAACATCCGCATGCACTTCACGCTCATCATGATCGCGCTGGCGGTCCTGGCCGTGATCCTCTACGTCATCTGCTTCCTCAACTCCAGGGAAACGGTCCCCCGTGGCCAGGGCGAGATCTCGTTCCGTCGCACCTTCGCCATGCTGCGGCAGAACAAACCCCTGCTCATCCTCTGTTCCGCCGCCTTCTTCCTGCTCGGCGCGATTTTCACGGCGAATGCCATCGGCATGTACGTGTCCCTCTACATCGTCGGCGGCGCCTCGTACATGCCGTGGCTGATGCTGGCCAGCACGATCGGCACCATCGGCATCGCCTCGCTGGTGCCCACCATCACCGTGCGTTTCGGCAAACGCAACGGCTATGTCCTCTCCGGGCTGGTGCTGCTCGCGGGCTACGCGCTGGTGTTCTTCATGCCCGAGAACCCCCTCATCGTCGCGCTGATGGCCTGGCTGCTCATCGGCATCGGCACCGGCGGCACCAACGCGCTGATGTTCTCCATGCAGGCGGACACCGTGGACTACGGCGAGTATGTCGCCGGCATCCGCTCCGAGGGCGGTTCCTACTCCATCCTCTCCCTCATCCGGAAGTGTGGCCAGGGCCTCGGCGGCTGGCTCGGCCTGTTTGTCATGGGCGCGTTCGAGTACGTCTCCGGCGCGGAGGCCCAGACCGCCCGTGCCATCGACGGCATCCACATGGCGGCCGGTCTCGTCCCCGCGGTCATGGCGCTCATCGCCATCGGCATCATGCTGGCGTACCCGCTGACCCTCGACGAGCACGCCCGCGTGATCGAGACACTCAACGAGCGTCGCACCCAGGACCAGATCGCCGACTCCGCCGGCGTGGACATCGAGCGGGTCCGGAACATCGAACCGGTCGGCGACCGCCGCTCGACGCTGCTGCGCCACTCCGACAAACCCAACCCGCCCATCGTCTCACTGTTCGGCCAGCGCGGTTCCGGCGCCACCTCCATCGCGCCCATGGTCGCCGAGATGCTCGGCGTGGACTACATCGAGCAGAAGTTCAGCTCCGAGCAGCTGACCACGGTGGCCAGACGCGACCTCATCAGCGACTCGAACTTCGACTGCTGGCTCCGCGCGGTCTCCGACGGCGGGCTGCAGTCCGGCGACCTCGGCGGTGCCTCCGATCTCTCGGCGAACCACAATCTCGCGGAGGGCAACACACTCGAGGTGCTCTCCTCCGTGGACAACGGCGGCGTCCTGCTCGGCCGCAACGGCGCCCTGGTGCTCGGCCACGCCGTCGGCGCGATGCACATCCGACTGGTCGCTCCGCTGGACATGCGCGCCGAGCGGGTCACCCACCAGACGGGCATCACCTTCGACGAGGCGGTGGACCAGTGTCAGACCGAGGACCGGATCCGCACGGAGATGGCCAACCGGCTCTACCGGTGGAACCCCAACCTGGACGAGTACTACGACCTCACCATCAACACCGCATCCATCACCTACAAGCAGGTGGCGGAGACCATCGTCGCCCTGTACCGCTCCAAGTACCCCGACAACATCGCCGTCGCGCCCAACACTCCCGCGCGCCCGGACGAACTGACCGCTCCCGAGAACGAACCTCGCCTGGAGGACAAGCTGTCGGGCAGACCCGTCGGCCATCCCGACGGTCCGGGCGCCGGGTAGGCGCGGGTGCGTGCACCACGACCGTCGATAAGCCACCGAAAGGACACCTGAACCATGACCGACCACACTGCTCCCCGCCACATCGTCCTCATGGGCGTGTCCGGGGCCGGGAAGTCCACCATCGGTGAGCTTCTCGGCGCGAGGCTGGGGCTGCCCTACATGGACGGCGATGACCTGCACTCGCAGGCGAACATCGACAAGATGGCCAACGGGATCCCGCTGACCGACGAGGACCGGTGGCCCTGGCTCACCGACATCGGCGACTGGCTGCAGGAGCACGCCGACGGCGGCATCATCGGCTGTTCTGCCCTCAAACGCACGTACCGCGACGCGATCCGCATCGCCGCGCCGGGCGCCGTATTTGTGCACGTCCACGGCGACTACGTGCTGCTGCGCTCGCGGATGGAACACCGGCCCGGGCACTTCATGCCCAGCAGCCTGCTCGATTCCCAGATGGCGATCCTCGAGCCGCTCGCCGAAGACGAACCCGGCGCGGTCTTCGACATCGCGGATCCACCCCGGGTGCTGGTGGATAAGGCGGAGAAATGGCTGACCTCGGGGAATACTGCGGGGTAATCTCGAAGCCATGCGCGCACTCATCATCGTCGACGTCCAGAACGACTTCTGTCCCGGCGGCAGCCTCGCCACCGCCCGCGGCACGGAGGTGGCCCGGTTGATCGCCAACTACCTGCCCTCCGAGCTCGCGGAGTCAAACGACTACGCCGCGGTGGTCGCGACCCAGGACTGGCACATCGACCCGGGCGAGCACTTCTCCGAGCAGCCCGACTACGTCGACTCCTGGCCGGTGCACTGCGTCGCGGAGACCCGGGGAGCGGCGCTGCACCCGGCGCTCGACGAGTCGCTCATCGACGCCCACTTCCGCAAGGGCCGGTACGAGGCCGCCTACTCCGGATTCGAGGGCACCTTCGGCGACGAGCTGCTCGCGCCCTGGCTGCGCTCCCGCGGGATCGAGGAACTCGACGTGGTGGGCATCGCCACCGACCACTGCGTGCGCGCCACAGTGCTCGACGGGCTGCGGGAAGGGTTCAGCGTGCGGGTGCTCACCGGCATGTGCGCGGCGGTGGACAACAGGCGTGGCGACGCCGCCCTCGACGAGATGGACGGGGCCGGCGCGGAGCTGGTCTAACACGTCGCGGGGGAAAAGTTCGACCACGGTTCATCGGCCACAATGTGCCTGGTGGGTAATCCACCACGTGGTCGACCAACCGTGGTCGAGGTTCTGAGCGCGGGGCGACCTAGATGTCGGTGCGCTGGGCCAGCAGGCGCTGGATCTCCTTGATGTCGCGGCTCTTCTTGTTGCTGCGCGCGACGGAGAGGGCGATGATGCCAGCGACGGCGACGCCGATTCCGATGAGGACCTTCTGCACGTTCGGGTCCTGGAGCTTCGCGTTGGCGCTGCGCTTCGCGTCGTCGGCGATGTTCTTCGGCTTGCTGCGGTCGGCGAGCTCGTCAAGGGTGCCGGCCAGCTGGCGGCGGGTGCGCTCGATGTCGCGCTGAATGTCGTCCATGTCTCGTGCCACTTCAAGTACTCCCTGGTGCTTGGTTTTGGTGTTCTAGTTCGAGGTTGCGTAAAGCAGTGCTTTATCCATCACAGGTTACTTTAACCACTATCGTTCTCGCACGTGGTGCATACCCACGCCAAGGTCCGAGGCGCTAGGGTCGGAGAGCATGACTGAACCCACCAGACTCAATGTGGGCGACACCGCCCCGGCCTTCACCCTCACCGACGACTCCGGCAATCAGGTCTCCCTGTCCGACTACGCCGGCAGCAAGGTGCTGGTGTATTTCTACCCCAAGGCCAACACCCCGGGCTGCACCACCGAGGCCTGCGACTTCCGCGACTCCATGGAGCAGCTGAACTCCCTCGGCGTGGACGTGCTGGGCATTTCCCCCGACCCGGTGGACAAACTCGCGGCCTTTAAAAAAGACCACGACCTCAACTTCCCGCTGCTCTCCGACGAGGACAAGACCGTGCTCACCGAGTGGGGCGCGTACGGGGAGAAGAAGAACTACGGCAAGGTCGTGCAGGGCGTCATCCGTTCGACGGTGCTTATCGACGAAGCCGGCACGGTCGAACTGGCCAAGTACAACGTCAAGGCCACCGGGCACGTCGCGAGGATCCTCAAGGACGTGTCCTAGGGCGTCTCACTCCGCCACGAACTGGCACACCGCCACCGCGTAGTCCCCGTCGTGGGAGATGCTCAGGCTGGTCTGTGGCGTGCCGACGCACCGGGCCACCTCCCCGCGCAGATTCAGCGCCACCCTTCCCCACCGGTCCGGGATGACCTCCACCTCAGAAAAATCCACGTCGTCGAGGCCCATGAGGGGCGGGGACCCGTAGAGCGACTGCGACCACGCCTTGATGAACGCCTCCTTGGCCGCCCACCGGCCGGCCAGGTGCAGGGCGCGGTCCGGTTTCGTCTCCACCACCCGCAGCTCCTGGGCCGAGAAGACCCGCTCGAAGGTGGAGCCCGGCAGAGCGAGCTGCTCGCGGAAACCCGGGATGTGCACCAGATCGATGCCGACGGCGGGAAGAGTCATGAAATCGATTGTCCCCCACTTCCGGCAAAGGGTGGGGCAGACAGGCGTCGATAAGCGCCGTAATTGTGCGCCCGGGGAGACTTGAACTCCCACGTCCGAAGACACTGGAACCTAAATCCAGCGCGTCTGCCAATTTCGCCACGGGCGCGTGATCGCCGTTCAGCATAGTGCCCGCCGAGTCGGCCGCGACAATCGACCGCCCCCACCCCGAGGCCAACTTTTGTACTACCGCGGTTATCATGGCGGGTGTGAGAGACCACGACGACGTGCCCTCGGGCGACGGGCAGCCCACCCCGGCGCCGCGCGTCCGTGTCCGGGCCTGGCACATCATCTTCCTCATCCTCGTCGTGCTGGCCACCCTCGCCCTGGCCTACTGGCAGTGGTCCAGGTTCCAGTCCGGCTCCGGCACATTCCAGAACCTCGGCTACGCGTTCCAGTGGCCGCTCTTCGGCATCTTCGCCGTCTACGCCTACCGGATGGGTCTCAAACTGGAGAATCAGGCCGCCGAGGCGCAGACGGAATCGGACGACCCGGACTTCATCTACCAGGCCGATCTCCGGGAGTTCGGCGACAAGGTGACCACCATCGACGAGGATTTCCTGCCGGCGCGGCCGCAGCTGGACGTGGAGACGTTCAACGAGATCAACCAGCCGCGTCGCATCCGGCACGACCAGACCCAGAATCACGAGAAGGACTGAGAGCAGCATGACCACCCCGAATACCTCCGGCAGCACCCCGACCCCCGCAGCGACGGACAGCCCGGCCCACAAGGTTCATCCCGAGCGCAAGCGCCGGGTGCGCACCGCGCTGACCCTGTTCTCGGTCACCGCGTGGGTCACCGGTGTGATGCTGCTTCTGCTGGTCACCCGCATGGTGATGGAGTACCTGCTGCACATGGCCATCCCCTCCTGGGCGACGTGGATCGCCATCCTGCACGGCTGGGCCTACCTCGCGTTTGTGCTGGCCACCCTGAACCTGGGCCTCAAGGCACGCTGGAAACCCGCCGTGTGGGTCATCACCGCCATCTCTGGCGTGATCCCGCTGCTGAGCTTCTTCGTCGAGCACGCCCGCCGACGCGAGGTCACGGCGAAGTTTCAGCTCGACCGGGCGTAACTCAGCTGCAGGTGGCCGTCGGAAGCGTGGCTCCCGCGAGCTGGGTGGCCATCATCGACGCCATCGCCTGCGCGTCGCCGTACTGCCCAGAGGCCGGGATGGCCGTCAGCGCGACGGCGATGTCCCCGTTCGGGCCGGCGAACCGCCCGAACTGCCGGACCTGGTAGCTGCCGGACGGATCCGGCCCCCAGCCGCCCTTGAACCTCGCCCCAGGCAGCTGGCCGATGCCGTAGGTCTGATCCGAGTTGACCTGGCCCATGAGCTCGAGCACGGGTGCCGATCCCGCCACACACGGCAGGTTTGCCGCGAACGTCGCCTGGGACGACGGGCTCCACGCGGTCTGCCCGAACACGGAGAACTCCGGCCGGATCTTCACGGTGTTCATGGTCACCGGCGCACCGCCCTCCGCGAGCACCTGGTCCGCCGCACCTGCCGGGAGGGAGAGCCACAGGGTCTCCGCCGCCTCATTGTTCGAGGCCGTGATTGCGGCGGCTGCCGGAGCGGTGAGCGACGGATCCTGGCGCAGCGCCGCGATGGCGATGGGCACCTTGCTCGTCGACCACGCCGGGTAGGCGGTGTCGTCGCCGGCGCTGGTGACAGTGACCCCGTCGGAGACCGCAATGCCCGCCGTACCGTCGAACGCGGCGACGGCCATGTCTACCGCGGACTGGAGCGCCTGGGCCGTATCTGGAGCGACGCTTGGCGACGCCTCCTCCGACGCGCTCGCCGGCGGAGCCACCGCGGGACTGCCCGGGGAGGTCGCCGCCGGCGCGGGGTCCGGCGCCACTGCCTCGGTCGAGACCGTCTCCTCCGGCACCACCGGCTGCCCCTGCTCCGAACACGCGGCGAGTGCCAACGCCGACGACGCCAGCAGCGTCACGCCCAGAACTCTCAGCTGCGAGCTCATGAGATGACCACCACAGCATTGTTGCCGCCGGTACAGGTGACCGTGGAACCGGTTTCGCGGCAGGTCATGGTGTAGGTGATATGGGTGACCGGGCTGTACGCGTTGACGGTCACGTTGGGGTTACCGCCCGCGGAGTAGCTCTCGTAGAAGGCCCCGAATACCGCCTGGGAGAACTCGGGGGAGGTCACGCCGTTGCCCGGCGCGCCCGTGGTGTAGCTGCGGGGCGCGGGCGCCGGTTCGGACGACGGCGCAGACGCCTGCGTGGTGGTCTGCTGCGGCACGGTCAGGGAAGGCTGTTCCGCAGCCTGCCGTGCGGGCACCCCGAGCCTCCAGCCCAGCACCCCCATAGCCGTGACCAGCAACAGCACGGCGATCGCCGATCCGGCGTTCAACCAGGTCGAGCTTCGGGAGGATCCACCCACCGCAGTGGACTGGCCCACCGGCTGGCCCGGAGCCTGCCACTCGGGCTGTGCGGGCTGCTGCCAGGGCGGAGTGCCGTCTCCGCTGCTGGGCCAAGGGTTTTCCCCGGGGTTCATCTCATCACCATCATTCGGTCTGATGCCTGTAATTAGTGTCGGACTTTGACTATTCCATAATTACGCCGCACCAGAACACTAACGTGGGGATTTACCCCTTATTCGCGCTCAACTCCGCGATAGTCCCCACCAATCCGGTCAGCGCTTTTCCACGGTGGGACAACGCGTCCTTCTCCTGCGGGCTGAGCTCCGCGGAACTGCGTCCGGTCCCGGCCGCATCCTCCTCGGCGGGCACAAAGAGCGGGTCATAACCGAACCCGTTCGCCCCGGATTCCTCCCGCAGCAGTCGGCCTTCCCACCGGCCCTCGGAGACAAACTCCTGCCCGTCCGGGGTGACCAGTGCACACACCGAGACGAACGCGGCTGCGCGGCGCTCGGCGGGCACGTCCCCCATCTGGCCCAGCAGCAGGGCGTTGTTGGCGGCATCGTCACCGTGCGCCCCCGACCAGCGGGCGGAGAGGACCCCGGGCATGCCGTTCAGTTCCTCGACGGCGAGGCCGGAGTCGTCGGCCACGGTGACCAGCCCGGTTTCCCGGGCCCCGGCGCGTGCCTTGATCAGGGCGTTGTCGGCGAAGGTGCGCCCGTCCTCGACGGGTTCGTCGTAGGCGGCGACGCTGCGCAGCGGCACAAGTTCCACCCCGGTGACGTCGTGCGCGGCGAGGATGCGTTCGAGTTCCGCGAGTTTCTTCGCGTTGTTGGAGGCAACAAGCAGTTTCATCTAGGCCCCCAGGGCGGCGATCTGGAGGGCGTGCAGCTCGCGGGTGCCCTTGTCGGCCACGTCGAGCATGGCATTCAGCTCCTCGCGCCCGAACTCGCCGTGCTCGCCGGTGCCCTGGATCTCCACGTACTTTCCCTCGGCGGTCATGACCACGTTGAGGTCGACCTCGGCACGGGAGTCCTCCTCATAGGGGAGGTCAAGGCAGATACGCCCGTCGACAAGCCCGACAGAGACCGCCGCGACGGGTTCGCGCAGGGGCCGACCCGGGACCACGCCTTTCTCGGTGAGCACGGCGATGGCGTCGGCGAGGGCGACGTAGGCGCCGGTGATCGACGCGGTGCGGGTGCCGCCGTCGGCCTGGAGCACGTCGCAGTCGATGTTGATGGTGTTCTCCCCCAGCTGGGAGAGGTCGACGGCGGCACGCAGGGACCGGCCGACCAGGCGCCCGATCTCGTGGGTGCGGCCCTTGACCTTGCCCTTCATCGATTCGCGGGGCATGCGCTCGTGGGTGGAGCTGGGGAGCATGGCGTATTCGGCGGTCAACCATCCCTCGCCGGAGTCCTTCTTGAAGCGGGGCACGCCCAGCTCGATGGACGCGGTGCACATGACGCGGGTGTTGCCGAACTCCACCAGGACGCTGCCTGCCGGGTTCGAGGTGAAGTTCCGGGTGATGCGCACGGGGCGCATTTCGTCGAGTGCGCGGCCGTCGAAACGGAGGAAATCGGTGGGTTCAGTCATGCGCACCACCCTAGCGGGGCGCTGCTACGCGTCGAAGACCATGCCCGCCTGGCCGAGCACGATCTCGCCGTCGAACTCCGCGCGGGCGGCGGCGACCGTCGCCTCGACATCCGCCCAGGGCTGGATGTGCACCAGCACCAGGGTCTTCACCCCGGCCTCGCGGGCGGCGCGCCCTGCGTCGGCGCCGGAGAGATGCATACCCTCCGGCCGGCCCTCGCTCGTCGGCCCCCAGCCTGCCTCACAAAAGAAGTAGTCCACTCCGCGGGCGGCCTCGACCAGGTTGGTGGAGACTCCCGTGTCACCTGAGTAGCAGAACGAGCCGGTCCCGCCGGTCTCCTCGACCCGCATGGCGTAGGTCTCCACCGGGTGGGCGACCCGGTACGGGGTGATGCGCACCCGGTCGAGGATCTCGGTCTGCCGCTCGGACCAGGGGCTGAACGCGAAGGTGTCGGACATGTCGTCCACGCCGTCGGGATCATCGGAGCTCAGTCGCCCCAGGTGGACCGGGGTGTGCGCGGGGCCGATACAGAGGTTGCGCCCCTTGGAGGGGGCGTCCGGGTGGAAGCGGCGCCACACCATCAGGCTGGGGAAGTCCAGGCAGTGGTCGGCGTGCAGGTGGCTGAACACCACGTGCGCGTCGGTCGGATCCTGGTGGACCTGCAGGTTGGCGAAGGTGCCGGGGCCGAGGTCCATGACGACGCTGGGCGCATCGTCCACCGAGATGAGGTAACCCGAGGCGGGGTTACCCGGAGCTCCCACGCTGCCGGAGCATCCGAGAATGGTCAACTGCATGCTGCACACTCTGCCACGGGAAAGTAATTAAATCGACTTGACCCCAGGGTCGAACGGACCCGGTCAGTAGGCCGTGGAACTCACCCCGGAAATCCCCGGGCCCAGGAACCGGGCGGCCAGGGCGGCGAACTTCTCCGGGTCCCCCGTGGACTCGAAGATCCGGGTGGGCGGATCCCCGGCGGCGTCCTCGGCCAGCAGGTCGAGCTGCGTCAGGGTGCGCAGCACGTCCTTGGCCGTCTCCTCCGCGGAGGAGACCAGGGTGACGTTGTCGCCGATGGCCAGCTGGATCACGCCGGAGAGCAGCGGATAGTGGGTGCACCCCAGAACGAGCGTGTCGACGCCCGCGTCCTGCAACGGTGCCAGATAGGCCTCCGCGACCCCGAGGATCTGCCGGCCGGAGGTCACACCCTGCTCCACGAAGTCCACGAATGCCGGGCAGGCCGCGGTGCTCACGGTGACGCTGGGGTTGAGCGAGAAGAGGTCCTGGTAGGCGCCGGAGTTGATGGTTCCCACCGTGCCGATCACCCCGACCCGGCCGTTGCGGGTGGTGGCCATGGCGCGGCGGACCGCGGGGCGGATGACCTCCACGACGGGGACGTTGTAGCGCTCGCGGGCGTCGTGGAGAAACGCGGCGGTGGCGGTGTTGCAGGCGATGACCAGCATCTTGCAGCCCCGCTCGACCAGGTCGTCGGCGATGCGCATGGCGTGCGAGCGCACGTCGGCGATGCGCTGCGGGCCGTAGGGCCCGTTGGCGGTGTCTCCGACGTAGATGATGGACTCGTGCGGGAGCTGGTCCATGATCGTGCGGGCGACCGTCAGCCCGCCCACGCCGGAGTCGAAGATTCCGATGGGGGCCAGGGCTGACGGCTGGGGTGCAGACTCGGACGCAGACTCAGTAAAGCTCATGCCTGACACCCTAGGCTCCCCCTCCGCGGCGGTCATCGTCCGGTGTTGCGGGTGCG
This sequence is a window from Corynebacterium doosanense CAU 212 = DSM 45436. Protein-coding genes within it:
- a CDS encoding cytidylate kinase family protein → MTTTCNTPANPVSPVSPAKPAADRQLPGHKVLTYSFGDVANNLSFMMTSMFLTVYMTEIVGLSAGIAGAIYGITKIWAGVADLIAGQTVDRINTLWGRLRPWLLFASTPLVIAFFLLFSVPSGLSSTMALVWILLFDALFQLFYSFTNIPYGSLSSAMTQNPVDRSKLAGTRSIAGAITGVGLIFLVAPQFKDTTADNIRMHFTLIMIALAVLAVILYVICFLNSRETVPRGQGEISFRRTFAMLRQNKPLLILCSAAFFLLGAIFTANAIGMYVSLYIVGGASYMPWLMLASTIGTIGIASLVPTITVRFGKRNGYVLSGLVLLAGYALVFFMPENPLIVALMAWLLIGIGTGGTNALMFSMQADTVDYGEYVAGIRSEGGSYSILSLIRKCGQGLGGWLGLFVMGAFEYVSGAEAQTARAIDGIHMAAGLVPAVMALIAIGIMLAYPLTLDEHARVIETLNERRTQDQIADSAGVDIERVRNIEPVGDRRSTLLRHSDKPNPPIVSLFGQRGSGATSIAPMVAEMLGVDYIEQKFSSEQLTTVARRDLISDSNFDCWLRAVSDGGLQSGDLGGASDLSANHNLAEGNTLEVLSSVDNGGVLLGRNGALVLGHAVGAMHIRLVAPLDMRAERVTHQTGITFDEAVDQCQTEDRIRTEMANRLYRWNPNLDEYYDLTINTASITYKQVAETIVALYRSKYPDNIAVAPNTPARPDELTAPENEPRLEDKLSGRPVGHPDGPGAG
- a CDS encoding gluconokinase — translated: MTDHTAPRHIVLMGVSGAGKSTIGELLGARLGLPYMDGDDLHSQANIDKMANGIPLTDEDRWPWLTDIGDWLQEHADGGIIGCSALKRTYRDAIRIAAPGAVFVHVHGDYVLLRSRMEHRPGHFMPSSLLDSQMAILEPLAEDEPGAVFDIADPPRVLVDKAEKWLTSGNTAG
- a CDS encoding mannitol dehydrogenase family protein, which produces MTPSTRPLNRTTYDAAPAAPVRLIHLGLGAFHRAHQVFYTVKAEADPSDPEWGYCSFTGRGPSMAEKLTSQDGLFTLVTRSGDGDEYDVIEGIVEAQPANNVARLRELMASKDLAVVTMTVTEAGYHLTQGLEINTSSSSVATDIDALRGDHSRITYLGTAAGKLVLGLSARRDAGLGGIAIMSCDNIASNGNTVRASVLGLAREVDEELEEWIEENVTFPSSSIDRITPASASELARDVAEATGYEDVAPVVAEPFASWVIEGDFPNGRPAWERAGAQFVEDIEQFENRKLWLLNGSHSLMAYYGQLREHDTVAEAIADADVRSRVETLWDEAARHLTADGLDISGYRAALIERCENPRIRHNLAQIGIDGATKQRMCAVAIMNAELGAGRNGSGSAFSIAAWIAFVLGNENAANINDTRASEIDKARRAGQPIRALVAVLDEDLAANESALATITGHVEALTS
- a CDS encoding nicotinamidase — translated: MRALIIVDVQNDFCPGGSLATARGTEVARLIANYLPSELAESNDYAAVVATQDWHIDPGEHFSEQPDYVDSWPVHCVAETRGAALHPALDESLIDAHFRKGRYEAAYSGFEGTFGDELLAPWLRSRGIEELDVVGIATDHCVRATVLDGLREGFSVRVLTGMCAAVDNRRGDAALDEMDGAGAELV
- the uxaC gene encoding glucuronate isomerase: MSTSHAAHPDRLLPADPGTRDIARRLLAGVEDLPIISPHGHLDPTMFTTNDAFPDPTTLLISPDHYLTRVLHSAGHELSELGVGGHEADPREGWRIFCSNFDLYTGTATGYWVEQEFEHVFGINPDRISAENADTIYDELAEILARPDFRPRALAEEFKLEVLATTDDPLDDLAPHKELAADPTFTTRVLPTFRPDAYTEMYKPEFADKVQQLIDTAGDGQTGFEGYLRAMRYRRQYFIDAGATSADHGTHDADTTPLTNAEAQKLLDKGLRGEATFAEALAFEANMTYRFAEMSQDDGLVMTLHPGSYRNHSTSAFEKYGADIGHDIPFQMEYTRPLQPMLSAFGENKDFHFVIFTMDETTFSREIAPLAGYYPSVYAGAPWWFIDEIDAMNRFRQATTGTMGFSRYSGFIDDTRAYCSIPARHNTSRRVEANYLARLVAEHRITEDRAADIIVDLIDASPRRVFKL